A window of Halomonas sp. H10-9-1 contains these coding sequences:
- the hmgA gene encoding homogentisate 1,2-dioxygenase, whose amino-acid sequence MAEQLSYQNGFRNHFSTEALPGALPEGQNSPQKCPYGLYAEQLTGSAFTAPRHQNLRSWLYRIRPSVVQSAYQPLENRQVHTSPLDKPAADPNQMRWDPAPLPSEPNDFIDGLLTIAVNGDAGAQTGVGVHVYAFNEDMTDRFFYSADGEILIVPQLGALHLRTEFGEIDVEGGEIAVIPRGIKFQVRKGKGVDAARGYICENYGSPLELPGLGPIGANGLANPRDFLSPVAAYEDLEGDFSLVAKFSGRFWETRLNHSPLDVVAWHGNYAPYKYDLANFNTINTVSFDHPDPSIFTVLTSASDTPGMANLDFVIFPPRWMVAENTFRPPWFHRNLMSEFMGLIHGEYDAKAEGFLPGGASLHNCMSPHGPDAETFDKASNAELKPQHLGDTLAFMFESRYVYHPTEAALATEYRQRDYVDVWSTLRSNFTPNQR is encoded by the coding sequence ATGGCTGAACAACTGAGCTATCAGAACGGTTTTCGCAACCACTTCTCCACCGAGGCCCTGCCGGGGGCGCTGCCCGAAGGCCAGAACTCGCCGCAGAAGTGCCCCTATGGGCTCTATGCCGAGCAGCTGACCGGCTCGGCCTTCACGGCGCCCCGGCACCAGAACCTGAGGAGCTGGCTCTACCGCATCCGCCCCTCGGTGGTGCAGAGCGCCTACCAGCCGCTGGAGAACCGTCAGGTCCATACCTCGCCGCTGGACAAGCCTGCCGCCGACCCCAACCAGATGCGCTGGGATCCGGCCCCGCTGCCCTCCGAGCCCAACGACTTCATCGATGGCCTGCTGACCATCGCCGTCAACGGCGATGCCGGTGCCCAGACCGGTGTCGGGGTGCATGTCTATGCCTTCAACGAGGACATGACCGATCGCTTCTTCTACTCAGCGGATGGCGAGATACTCATCGTACCCCAGCTTGGCGCGCTGCATCTGCGTACCGAGTTCGGTGAGATCGACGTCGAAGGTGGCGAAATCGCCGTGATCCCCCGCGGTATCAAGTTCCAGGTGCGCAAGGGTAAGGGTGTCGATGCCGCACGCGGCTATATCTGCGAGAACTACGGCAGCCCGCTCGAGCTGCCTGGCCTGGGGCCCATCGGCGCCAATGGCCTGGCCAATCCGCGTGACTTCCTCAGCCCCGTGGCCGCCTATGAGGACCTCGAGGGTGACTTCTCGCTGGTCGCCAAGTTCTCCGGCCGCTTCTGGGAGACGCGCCTGAACCACTCGCCGCTGGATGTGGTCGCCTGGCACGGCAACTACGCGCCTTACAAGTATGACCTGGCCAACTTCAACACCATCAACACGGTCAGCTTCGACCACCCCGACCCGTCGATCTTCACCGTGCTGACCTCGGCCTCGGATACCCCGGGAATGGCCAACCTGGACTTCGTCATCTTCCCGCCGCGCTGGATGGTGGCCGAGAACACCTTCCGCCCGCCCTGGTTCCACCGCAACCTGATGAGCGAGTTCATGGGCCTGATCCACGGCGAGTACGACGCCAAGGCCGAAGGCTTCCTGCCGGGTGGCGCCAGCCTGCACAACTGCATGTCGCCCCATGGCCCCGATGCCGAGACCTTCGACAAGGCCTCCAACGCCGAACTGAAGCCGCAACATCTGGGTGATACCCTGGCCTTCATGTTCGAGAGCCGCTATGTCTATCACCCCACCGAGGCCGCTCTCGCCACCGAGTATCGCCAACGCGACTATGTGGATGTCTGGTCGACCCTG
- a CDS encoding DUF2783 domain-containing protein, with translation MSRLELNPNFTDPDAFYAALTDAHRERSEAESEQINARLILLLANHIGEQQVLEEALTLATRDAEKTR, from the coding sequence ATGTCACGGCTTGAGCTGAACCCGAACTTCACCGATCCGGATGCCTTCTACGCAGCCCTGACCGATGCCCATCGGGAGCGCAGCGAGGCAGAAAGCGAACAGATCAACGCGCGACTCATCCTCCTGCTGGCCAACCACATCGGTGAGCAGCAGGTCCTGGAAGAAGCCCTGACCCTTGCCACCCGCGACGCCGAGAAAACGCGATAA